From Microtus ochrogaster isolate Prairie Vole_2 unplaced genomic scaffold, MicOch1.0 UNK1, whole genome shotgun sequence:
aaaaggaatcTACtcgtggaaaaagaaaatgttcagagaGACTCTTTAATCTAGCAATAAAGGTACTtgtcaaataaattaaaatgggtAGAAATACTGTTTTATTGAAGAAACTCACATCTAAGTCACTTTCAGTTTTTAAGAACTCCTAACAGCATCCAGGAAGAAAGCACATACAGAGTCAAAGGAGCAAGACAAACGGGCTGTGAGCACTGCAGGACCACAGCAACTGCGCTACCTCCTGAGGAAACAGGTACACCAGGGTCATAAATAACACTTTCTTACTTTacaagagggaagaaccaagaTCCTGTTTTGAGGTgtatgaaatacaaaatataaaatactctcTGACCCAGATGAGCGGGAGGAAATCCTCCAACACCTCAAGTCTTATGCAATAAAATCCAGAGGTCTGTTGAATCCGCCTTTCCGATTCATGTACTGcctatgataaaagaaaaaagtaatttttaaaaatttggatcttatttttaaaatataataaaaacatacttCAAGAATTCaactaatactttttaaaacGTTTTATctgggtgtgatggtgtgtgcctaTAGCCATCAGTATTGCAAGGGTGGGGTGCAAGGGTTGCAAGTTCAAGCCCCGCCTGGGATACATATAGTCTCTGTGTTCAAAAGCAGGGCTAAGGGACAGATTAGTTGGTAAGAGCATTTGACTTCCaaataggtaaaataaaaaattctaggcatagccgggcggtggtggcacacacctttaatcccagcactcgggaggcagaggcaggcggatctctgtgagttcgagaccagcctggtctacaagagctgttccaggacaggctccaaaaccacagagaaaccctgtctcgaaaaaccaaaaaaaaaaaaaaaaatgctaggcatggctgtgtgtgcctataaccccagcaatgggagggcagagagagctCACTGCCTAGTCCAATCAGAACTCTGAGCTTCTGGTCTGAAGAGCCTGCCTCAGGGCAATGACAGGCAGAGCTAACTGCTTACATGTATGCTggagggaaatttttttttttttttttcggtttatcaagacagagtttctctgtagctttggtgcctgtcctggaactagctcttgtagatcaggctggcctcgaactcccagagatccgcctgcctctgcctcccaagtgctgggattaaaggcgtgcgccaccaccgcccagctgctggAGGGAAATTTTAATACATCCGAATTCAAacaacaaagacagaatatttcaCAGTAGCCAGTCTTGGTGGCACAagtttgtaatcccaacatttgggcgGCCCAAGGATTCGGTCATGGTTATCTTTACCTATGTCTCAAAaaatggggacacacacacatgcgcttgtgcacgtgcgcgcacacacacacatgtgcttgtgcacgtgcgcacacacacacatgtgcatgcacacaagagtaaacaagcaagcacacatgtacaaacagtATGGAAAAGTTCAGCATTTCCTAAATATACACAATTATCTTGTAACAATTCTCTTCCAAATATGAAACTAATTTGAGGTCAAGCACAGACATGGCACAGGGACCATGCATACCTGTATTTCCTCTTCTGAGACACGTTTATGGCATAGGCATTTACAGAACCATCTACCTTCTTCccctggaaagaaacagaaaggccaTATTAAATATCTGGATCAATCACAGAGGGGGATCCTGTGGGTACAAACATTTGGGGCTGAGGATGTACTtcgtggtagggtgcttgcctagtgtgtaccatcctcagcaccacacacacacacaaaaaaaaacgaAAAGCATTCGCAGTTTTCACATGATGTACAAGGTATGCtggaaaaagaagcagattctAACTTCCTTTAAAGAATCTTTTGAGGGCcaaagagatggcacagtggttaagaacactggctgctcttccaaaggacccagcaccacatggcagctcacagctgtctgtacctctagttccaggggatccaatgcaaacaaaaattaaaatgtaaaaaaaaaaaaagaatcttttaaaatgagaaaaaagttctcatatttgccaggcagtggtagcgcacacctttaatcccagcactagggaggcagacacaggtgaatttcaggccagcctggtctgcagagtgagttacaggtcaggccccaaagctacagagaaatcctgtctagaaaaactacaggaaagaaaaagttctCATATTCACATATTTGGCTCATAACATTCTCCAACCACGCTGGGACAATTTTCTACATGTTTAATTCCCATTTCTTCACAGAAGATTGAATCTTTGATATTTAAATAAGGAATTGGAACTTGGAGCAGGTACAAGCTGAGCTGGTGCTCTTGGACACATATCTTATTGTGGTCCATACTCCATGCAATCACTTCACTCCCCATTCCCACTTGATCCCATGCTGTTCCTCGTGTCTGACCTaccttccctgcccccatccaGCCTTGAGCTATCTGGGTGCTGTCCATTGGTCAAGCCAATTCAAATGATCCAGCTGCTGAGAGCACCATGTTTAATTCTTATCTAATTCCTGAATAGTAACAATGTAAACTGTGCTTCCCTCAAGTACTGTTACCCTTCCAtgctgtgctctctctcctgaaaCCACAGGCCACTGCTTTTTGTCTGTTAGTGTTGAGAGGACTCTAGCTGCCTGGGCCAGCGTCAgtgtgtaactgaggatgacctgaaCTTCCTGATTCTTCtacccaagtgctagggttatagacatgcgccaccacatcTAGCTTGAGGCTGCAGCTTCTAGATGGAGCTTGTACTCTCGGGGCCTAAGCTACTGCACTTTCAGAAGTTTAGAAAAGCCACAGCTCAATGAAGTCACTGCAGCAAACACTGGCACAACGTTAAGCTCTTCAATTAGGAACATGGCCTATTGGTGTGGAACATCACTGGACATCACTGCAGGAGGGCAAAACCTACGATTCTACTACTGATGGTGTGCACAGAGGGGCCCACACATTTGAAATGGAACTAAGATAAATACtttcaattaattttctttatttctctgtgtgatattatgtgtgtgcatgttcatcaGGTATATATGAACATGTTTGAGCATTCATGTAGCGGCCAGAAGTctatgttgggtgtcttcctgaAGTGCTCTCCATCTCCAAaaatttctctgttttgctttttttttttttttttggtttttcgagacagggtttctctgtggttttggttcctgtcctggaactagctttgtagaccaggttggtctcgaactcacagagatccgcctgcttctgcctcccgagtgctgggattaaaggcgtgcgccaccatcgcccggcttgcttttgtttttttaagacggttgtcttggttgtcctggaactcactctgtacaccaggctggtctctaactcacaaagattcacctgcctctgcctccgtgtgctgggattaaagacccacCATGCCAggcccttaaattttttttacactTATCTTTAGCATGCACGCTGTTCACAAGCAGACACACCATcaagccatctcgccagcctcCCACCTTACTTGAGATAGGATCTCGCACGGGAACTTGGGAACTCAGCTGGAGTGGCTGGCCACCAAGCTCCAGGCATCCACCTCCCATCTGTGTCTGCCCCGTCCCACTGGTGGGCttgcagatgtgcaccaccgGACCTGCCCTACACGTGCAGTCAgggctttaccaactgagtctcCTAAGCCCCAATCTGGACTGATTTTCTACTATTTTCATTGAAATTTCCAGGGAGGATCTGCAATACTGAAGAAAACTACTGAGGGTGTTACCACTTGAGTTCCTAAGAACAGGCAGTAGACAGACCTGGGAAGACTAGCATCACAGAGGAGCATTATGCTGACTCCTCACTGAGCTCAGTCTGCAGAGGCTCACTCATTCTCTGAAAGCTTCTGGAGAGGTGCATTATCACCAACTCTATTCTCATGCATTACATGTTGGGAGGAAAATTAGCCActagtaaaaataagtaaactgctggtctacagagctaggtccaggacaggctccaaagccgcagagaaaccctgtctcgaaaaaccaaaaaaaaaaaaaaaaaaataagtaaactgaAATGCTtaatagaaaggaaaatgaatgagccGAGAGGCTTTAGCTGACAGACATGAAGCCAACTGCACATAAATGAAATTAACATCTATATGGGGTCATTAGAACATAACCAtgtgggctagagagacagctcagcgggtaagagcactggctgttcttccagaggacctgggttcaattcccagcacccacatggcagatcccaactgcctgtaattccatttccaagagatctgataccttcataccaattcacatatatatataNNNNNNNNNNNNNNNNNNNNNNNNNNNNNNNNNNNNNNNNNNNNNNNNNNNNNNNNNNNNNNNNNNNNNNNNNNNNNNNNNNNNNNNNNNNNNNNNNNNNatataaaagaaaaggaaaataaccaTGTATGGCTAGGCTGGGCAGTGGCTCAGTGGTGCCTAAAGACCTATCCTGCACGAGCCAAACCAGACCAAAGAGCCTTGACCCCAGCTGCTCCCATATCGTACACTACACTGCATCTTGTAGCACCTAAGAATGTTTacttagcctggcggtggtggcgcataccaggcagatctctgtgagttcaaggccagcctggtctacagagctagttccattgTTATTTGTCAGATGCATATTCATAAtgaaatacatattataaaatactCTGAATAAAAGAAAGAGGACTTGAGCTAGGTACCCGAAATTCTAGTGCTTTGGAGGCCGGAGCAGGAGGGTCATGACTGTCTCAATCGACAATGCCAACCAATAGAGATAAGAGGATTTGGTAAATTCAAAGACAAGAAGCTGAGATGTTAATAGCGTTAAATTCCAAAATGGGGTTTACAAAGCCACCGCAAGAACAAAAGTGCAGAGAGGAAAATGTTTCAAGATACAGTTACAGGAAAAGTCAGAAAAGGACTCTAGCAGCACAGGAAACAACTCCAAGACACTGGCAGAAGGGGATACACATAAGAAAGCTCTGTGGTGGAGGAACCTATCAGCAGGCTGAAGAGTCAGCCAACAGAGGGGAGAAACAAGAACCCTTGCCAACTACACATGAAGCAGAGACTTCACATTGAAAGTATATACAGGACTGCAACAATTcaacaccaaaaaagaaagaaaaaaacatgtaaatcgtaataaataaataaattaattaaaaaacatgtaaatcaataaatgagtTAATGAGCTGAATGAGACAATTCccaagaaaatacacaaatgaccaataaacatttatgtttaattatcagggaaatgtaaattaaaccTACATCTTACACTGGTCAAAATagctattattaaatattaaaaaccacaAATCACAATCGCGGataatttagacaacaatgaggacactaagagagacttccatacatctaatctacatgggaagtagaaaaagacaagatcttctgagtaaattgggagcatggggaccttgggggagggttgaaggggaggggagaggaagggaggggagcagagaaaaatgtagaactcaataaaaaaaaaaaccctcaaaaactaaaaacaacaacaacaacaacaacaaaacaccaccaaatggcaaggactggagaggtggctcagcagaggACCCCAGTctggtcctcagcacccacatgcagatCCCAACAGTCTatgctccagtcccaggggatctggcatgCACTTTTAGcatcttcaggcaccaggcatgcatgcagtgcaaGCCACACCcacagtcaaaacactcataaacattcaaagagaaaaacccaaaatcaattgaaaataaataaaacaaacaacaatctaTCGATACTTTGTGCTCTAACAAAGCCTGGCTAACGATCAgggggtggagctagccactagttaaccatagaggtctggaggtctgtatagacagacagacaggaagttatatggctgggcagagaggaaggaaacaggagctTGCCCCTTTTTTGCCTGAGGAGTTAGTaaggtaagagttggctgtggcttgctcctttgtctaTCTGATCTTTCAACATTTCCTCCGATATCTggttccaggtttttattattattaaaaccaactagagccgggcggtggtggcacacgcctttaatcccagcactcgggaggcagagacaggcggatctctgtgagttcgagaccagcctggtctacagagctagttccaggacaggctccaaagccacagagaaaccctgtctcgNNNNNNNNNNNNNNNNNNNNNNNNNNNNNNNNNNNNNNNNNNNNNNNNNNNNNNNNNNNNNNNNNNNNNNNNNNNNNNNNNNNNNNNNNNNNNNNNNNNNTCACGCAACAACAATCAATACTGACAAGAATACAGGCAAAAGGAACCCTTCATCGCTGCTAGGGAAAGTGTAAACTAGTACTCTCCAAGTCTGTATGGAGGGTTCCCAAACCACTAAAAACAATAGCACTACCGAGCAATGAATTCCACATTCTTCCCATCACAGAGATACTAACACATCTATGTCAGCAGCTACACTATTCACAGTAGCCAGGAAACAGAACCAGCTCAGATGgtcatcaacagatgaatggactaaagacacataaactgggcatggtggtgcctgtCTATAAATCTGACCACTTTGGATGTAGacgcaagagaatcagaagttcaaggtctttctCAACTATATAacaagtttgagagcagcctggttaagtggtatcttttctcaaaaaaaaaaaaaaaaggtgactgTGAACTAAAATCTTTGCTTCTTAATCTGGGAGCTCAGGTTACTAAGGCAGGATTTCAAGTTTAAGGCCATGCTACATTGTGAAACACTGCTGAAAAAGAGCAAAAATCCCTTGCTCTATAACATCTACAGGTTCTAATCATTTAACATGGTTAAGGACAAAGGACCCCTCTGCGTCTGCCCCAGAGCCCAGCACCAGGCGGTCACCAGCAGTTGTGAAGTTCCCACCATGCACCTTGTGTCCTCATACTTGAACAGCTTCAGAGCTGCTTCTTGTCTGTCTCACCGCTCTCTGCCCTGAAAACTGATatcctctgggctggagagaatgTAGCTTAGCATGCTTCTGTATGTGCTTAAACCCCTCAGAAACTGTCTACAGCAAGGGACGCTGTGGAAGAAGTTATGAGTGACAGCTAAAGAATGTGGAAGCCCAGGAGAGATGTGAGGACAGACAGCCGAGAAACGTAATGGTTCCATCTTTTGCTTACTTTTGTGGAGTCAAAAGAGGCAAATCCCAttaatttcatcatttctatttcttcctctgttttacCCTCCAAATCTTCCTCTGCAAAAGAAAGTTTTTGAGGTCTTATCATTACATATGTGGACGCACAGAGACGTACATCCCTGTAAGTGAAGAGTAGCAACAGATTTGAAGCATTTCAGCCCATTAGCACAGAACATATAAAAAGGGAATCtatcaagaacaagaaaaattgCTAGCTGAgcagtggaggcacatgcctttaatcctagcacttgggaggcagaggcaggaggatctctgtttcaggccagcctggtctacaagagtgagttccaggacagtctccaaagctacagagaaaccctgtctcaaaaatcaaaaacagaaagaaaggaaggaaggaaggaaggaaggaagaaagaaagaaagaaagaaagaaagaaagaaagaaagaaagattcctATTAACTCTGACACGCCAGAATGTCCACCATGTGCTCTCCAGAGTCTTTGACATCAGATATGACCACATCAAGTTTTGAAGATTTTCCccaaatacaattatttttatgttttaaaaaatatctttcttaACACAAAACCAACACACACTAGAAATTCagtaatgaataattaaaataaaacttcaagatAAAACACAATGAGCCCTATAAAAGATTAATATTTACATGTACAAAATTAcccttctgttttttgagacagggtttttctgtgtagccctggctgtcctggagttcactctgtagaccaggttggccccaaactcacagagatctgtctgcctctgcctgcccagtgcttggattaaagacgtgcaccaccaccacccagtccccaaatttactttttttttttttttttggtttttcgagacagggtttctctgtggctttggagcctgtcctggaactagctctgtagaccaggctggtctcgaactcacagagatccgcctgtctctgcctcccaagtgctgggattaaaggcgtgcgccaccaccgcccggccccaaatTTACTTTTAATGACTGAAACTATCTAAACAAGTCTGCTTATCCAGTAGCATTACCAGTAATCTGACGTTCtttgctctttatttctttagtttctttcttctcttcatctcttctttctttcagtcgagaaggggaaggagatgtGGACCTATGACGCCTTGGAGACCTAATATTTATCAAGTCAAAGTGTCAAACACACAGCAGGAAATTTTGTTGGTTTGCACAGTTAGTTACCATGAGCCCAACAGGTGAAGGCTGGACGAAGCCAGACCAGAGAAACCAGAGTCCGTTCTGAGGGCAGACGGGAAGGTTCTGCCTGGGCTCCCGTGGCTGAAAGAGGAGCTTTATCAGTACAACCAAGGTCAGAAATGCGCCACCAGGCAGAAAATCTACCTTCAAAATCCCTAAcggggccagagagatggatcAATGGTTAAGGACGAGTACTGCTTTTGGAGAGGCTTCAGGTTGGGTCCCAgtcacctgtaactgcagttcctgggatctgacaccttctagcctccatggtcacttacaggcatgcatgtggtacacataaaacacatgcaggtatgtatatatgagtgtgtgctctctcccctacacacacaaattaaaaatattttaaaaaaagtttgtgaTGGGATTGGTGAGATGGTTCTGGAGGTAAAAGTGTTTGACAACCTGAGTGGATTCCAAGGACCCATGcagtggaaggaggagaaagactcccaaattgtcctctgatgtccacatgccccccctcccccccggcttcaaatataataaaaaaaaaagtgaaaaaaggcTTAGGTTTCTAACAATCACACATGTCCTCCTAAACAGCTACTGACGTTTTTGAAGAGTCCACATCTACCACCCTGCTAAGGCCACCTGTTCTTGATTACATACTCAAATTTCTTACGCTACCAAGCACCATGCTAAACGGTTTTCATTCTAAAGACAACtctctcgggctggagagatgctcagtggtttaGATCCCcagctgctcttcaagaggagaTAGCTTCCCGCACCTACcccacagctcacaactgtctggacttgttccagaggatctgatgtaccaggcacagacatacacaaaggcaaaacacccatacataggAAATAAAAGTAAGATAAACATCTTTTAAAGACTATACTCTTATGAATGATAATTAAACCATTTGCTTAGAGTATAGAATAAAGTGTGATTTAACTCTGCCATTCCCTAAAACCGGAAGTCCCTTTCTAAGTGATAAAAGCAAAGTTACTGGCATCTCCCAGGCTCTTTCTGCTCTGCAGCTTTGTAGGCAAGCTTCTGGTTTTTCTCTACACTCACCTGGAGCGTCTTCGGTGTGGGGATCTTGAGCGGCTCCTTCTGCGATCCCTCTCCCGGGACCTGGACCTTTCTCGGCGCCTTCTTTCTCGATCCCGGGATGTGGACCGGGATCGCCTACGCtctaatacaaacacaaaaattgcAGAGGCGAACATTACCTCAAACACCTCTAGTAGTCAcgatgaaaaactaaaaaagagctgggggggggggtggtagcgcacgcctttaatccccagcactcgggagggagaggcaggtggatctctgtgagttcgagaccagcctggtctacaagagctagttccaggacagactacaaagctacagagaaaccctgtctcaaaaaaaaaaaaaaaaaattaaaaaagaaaaagtcagccgGGCATGGTGgaccagtactcaggaggaagaggcaggctgatctctgagcgctcaaggtgagttccagaagagcctcagctacataacagagaaaccctgtctgtcatggaaaaaaaaaaagtaattcctAGGCATAGTAACACACACTTGTAACACCAggactggggaagtagaggcagaaagggCATCGTTCAAGGTTAACGTCTGCTACCTAAGGTAGTGTGGAAGAAAAGGGTGAGGGTGTTGCTCAGGAATAGAACCATCTGCCTAGCAAGTGAGAGGCACTGGGTTCTGTTCTCTTCgtcacacacacagtaaaaacagcccacaaatcacattAACATTTTTTGACCCAATATATCAAAACTACTAACATTTCAACACATAATCTCACTTAAAGTCAGGCAATGTGGTATATGTGTTTAGAATCACCCCATATTCTGTTTATAGAATAGCTTACTATTCAATTATATTATCTAAAGAAGCATACTTTTAATACAAAGTTTTGTGCTTTTTGAAAATATGATTGTATATTAGGTCCTCCCAACATTTCTTGTACTAATTAGAGAATTggtcaaaataaaagataatgctACAAAATAGGTATTTTCCCCCAAGGAAACCCACTATCTGTTGCAAATTTACGAACTTCAAGGGCTCAATTTGCTTGAGATCCTGGTTGTCTAGTAAGAAAATCGAGTATTTGCCAGTTGAAGACGAGTCTTGTTCTAAACATCCAGAGACTCTAATTCTAATCCTTTAACATGGCTTCGGGCACAGAAACTCTGAGTTTTCCACTATTGTGCCTTACACCTGCCTCAGTACTGTACCTTCGGGGCAGGCGTACAGAAGACATGGTATCCAATGCTAAACACTTCCAACTAATGGCCTGGGCGGGGCACTAACATCCAGTAAGGATTTACGAGCCCGGGCAATCACGTTAGTTCTCATAATCAACTCTTCAAGGTAAAGTTAGCCACGATGATTACGGGAACTGAACTAAAAGGAAGGTGGGCTGATTTATGCACGGTCACCCAGAAGCTAAGCCAAGGAACTGTGGAACTCCATTTGAGGGCCCCGGCCTCGCCCCATCCCGCACTCTCTCGGTCCCTTCGGGCTGAGGACGCAGATAGCTCCCGTCACCATCCCGAGCCGCACAATGGACTCACCCCTCCGCGGGGAGCGGCTACGGCTACGACCCATCGGAGTCCTACTCCTCCGACCGCCCCGGAAACAACTCCACAACTTCCTGAGTAGCCGGAAGTTGCGTCTGCCCACCGACTGGAAACCTGAGGGGACGCGCTGCGAGGGTTCCGGATGCTCCAGCAAGCCGAAGGCGTTGAGTCCTGCTCCGGATGCAACTCTAGGGCCCGAACTGACAGGCACTTCTGTTTCTTCAAGttcgtttgttgttgtttttggtcgTGATTTTCCTCTTTGTCCTCCTGGAGAACTCACCTAGCTGCGTATCCCTACACTCAGTGCAGTTCTCTTCCGTTTCCCCAGCGGTTCTCCATACGTGTAGAATACATCAAGCTGAGccggttggtggtggcgcacgcctttaatcccagcactagggaggcctCAGAGGCcggccagtctctgtgagtttgaggccagcctggtctacaagagttagttccagaacaggccccaaaactacagagaaaccctgtctcgaaaaacaaaacaaaacaaacaaaaaaatacatcacaccaattcttttttgttgatgtGTTTTTGGGGATAGGTTTCACTGTGTCGCTTTccttttcctggaacttgctgtgtataccaggctagtctcaacagattcacctgccttttgcctcccaagtgctaggatttctaAACGGCATGAGCAACCCGTAGAAACCCGTAGTTACTTTTGCTCGGAACTCTCATAAGAAACAATACACCAAAGGTCACAGTCAGCTTTATGTTTTCTCAGATGACAACACTGAGATTGTGTCCTAAACTACTGTGGCGGTTTTAAGAAGTTTtattggccgggcagtggtggcgcacgcctttaatcccagcattcgggaggcagaggcaggcggatctctgtgagttcgagaccagcctggtctacagagctagttccaggacaggctccaaagccacagagaaaccctgtctcaaaaaaaaaaaaagtgttttattgttgttttatttttatatgtacgtGGGTATCTCCTGAGGCTAGTAGGCTTGTATCCCTTGGAGCTAGCGGCTAGGAGCCTCCTGACGGCACATTTTGAGAAAacgagcagcaagtgctcttacacCGCTGCGCTCTGCTGTCTCCTAGTCCCACCTATGGCCTTTCATGCGTAAAAGGCTCTAATATCCTGTTCTATTTCCT
This genomic window contains:
- the Snrnp27 gene encoding U4/U6.U5 small nuclear ribonucleoprotein 27 kDa protein; amino-acid sequence: MGRSRSRSPRRERRRSRSTSRDRERRRRERSRSRERDRRRSRSRSPHRRRSRSPRRHRSTSPSPSRLKERRDEEKKETKEIKSKERQITEEDLEGKTEEEIEMMKLMGFASFDSTKGKKVDGSVNAYAINVSQKRKYRQYMNRKGGFNRPLDFIA